A region from the Triticum urartu cultivar G1812 chromosome 1, Tu2.1, whole genome shotgun sequence genome encodes:
- the LOC125534559 gene encoding DNA primase small subunit produces MGDERVEAMEIDAQQRQEVAAAVPDGFNADYLRIYYGKLFPYGDFFKWLAYGNDAKHPGCDQSYIGRRELSFTLENDIYLRFQSFDTAAELETSIKEKCPFKIDIGPVYSVDPAKRHAYAQSGNNVFVPVERELIFDIDISDYDDVRYCCSGADTCLDCWPLMTIVIKILDTSLRGDFGFNHILWVYSGRRGVHCWVCDSRARKLSNEQRSAIADYFRVYKGGENSLKKVSLTGPVLHPFLARSYTDVLKCFFEDKLLHSQQLFASEERCQKILELIPDQNVASELHDKWQGNRRSSISKEDVNAARWEQLKTTLQSGKHKTQGLRRCVEEIVFSYTYPRLDMEVSKHMNHLLKAPFCIHPKTGRVCVPIDPNNCEDFDPTAVPTLSQLLGELNAAGMQIDSENDWERTSLEKYIRFFRTSFLQPMLKACKEELETAYSAKLQQSKNTLSW; encoded by the exons ATGGGGGATGAGAGGGTTGAGGCCATGGAGATTGATGCGCAGCAGCGGCAAGAAGTCGCCGCCGCGGTCCCGGACGGCTTCAACGCCGATTACCTCCGAATCTACTACG GAAAGCTCTTCCCATATGGTGATTTCTTCAAGTGGCTCGCATACGGAAATG ATGCAAAGCATCCTGGATGTGATCAGTCATACATTGGGCGTCGGGAGCTTTCGTTTACACTGGAGAATGACATCTATCTGCGGTTTCAGTCCTTTGATACTGCAGCTGAACTGGAGACTTCTATCAAGGAGAAGTGCCCTTTCAAGATTGATATTGGACCTGTCTACAGCGTAGAT CCTGCAAAGCGACATGCCTACGCCCAGTCTGGTAACAATGTCTTCGTACCAGTGGAAAGGGAACTTATTTTTGATATA GATATATCTGATTATGATGATGTTCGCTACTGCTGCTCTGGAGCTGACACCTGTCTGGACTGCTGGCCATTAATGACCATTGTCATCAAAATCCTGGATACTTCGCTTAGAG GTGATTTTGGTTTCAATCACATATTGTGGGTATATAGTGGTCGCCGTGGTGTCCATTGCTGGGTTTGTGATAGTAGAGCAAGAAA GTTAAGCAATGAGCAAAGGTCTGCAATTGCTGACTACTTCCGTGTGTATAAG GGTGGCGAGAATTCACTGAAGAAAGTTTCGTTGACTGGGCCTGTCCTTCACCCTTTCCTTGC ACGGTCATACACTGATGTTCTGAAATGCTTCTTTGAAGACAAGCTGTTACATAGCCAACAACTATTTGCATCCGAGGAGAGGTGCCAGAAGATACTCGAACTTATTCCAGACCAAA ATGTTGCTAGTGAGCTCCATGATAAATGGCAAGGAAATAGACGATCCTCCATCTCAAAAGAAGATGTGAATGCAGCAAGATGGGAGCAGTTAAAGACGACCTTGCAGTCAGGAAAGCACAAG ACGCAGGGGCTTCGCAGATGTGTAGAAGAGATTGTCTTCTCGTACACGTATCCTAGACTTGACATGGAG GTGTCAAAGCACATGAATCATTTACTGAAGGCCCCCTTCTGCATACACCCAAAGACAG GGCGTGTTTGCGTTCCAATCGATCCCAACAATTGTGAAGATTTTGATCCTACAGCTGTTCCAACTTTATCACAG CTGTTAGGAGAGCTCAATGCGGCTGGTATGCAGATTGATTCTGAGAACG ATTGGGAGAGAACATCCCTTGAAAAGTACATCAGATTTTTCAGAACGTCCTTTCTTCAACCGATGCTGAAAGCTTGCAAG GAGGAACTGGAAACCGCTTATAGTGCAAAGCTTCAACAGTCCAAGAATACCTTGAGCTGGTAA